In a genomic window of Streptomyces pristinaespiralis:
- a CDS encoding anthrone oxygenase family protein: MTQNRGAGAVLAAATVTTGLIAGVWFAFTVSVMPALGRSDDRTYVEVMQNINEVIENPAFFAALFGALVLTAVSAWQQRRTPRGRWVSAALVLYVLVFVVTSAANVPLNNELAAAGAPDRIADPAAVRENFEDPWVLWNAVRTVLTTAALLCLWRATSLLRTTGPNRAGQASAYLASDAGSRASR; this comes from the coding sequence ATGACACAGAACAGGGGTGCAGGAGCGGTCCTCGCGGCGGCGACCGTGACGACCGGGCTCATCGCGGGCGTCTGGTTCGCGTTCACGGTCTCGGTGATGCCGGCGCTCGGCCGCAGCGACGACCGGACCTACGTCGAGGTCATGCAGAACATCAACGAGGTGATCGAGAACCCGGCCTTCTTCGCCGCGCTCTTCGGCGCGCTCGTCCTCACGGCGGTCTCCGCATGGCAGCAGCGCCGTACACCCAGAGGCCGCTGGGTGAGCGCGGCGCTGGTCCTCTACGTCCTGGTGTTCGTCGTGACGTCCGCGGCGAACGTGCCGCTCAACAACGAACTGGCCGCCGCGGGCGCCCCGGACAGGATCGCCGACCCGGCCGCCGTACGCGAGAACTTCGAGGACCCGTGGGTGCTCTGGAACGCGGTGCGCACCGTGCTCACCACGGCGGCCCTGCTGTGCCTGTGGCGTGCCACCTCGCTGCTGCGCACCACAGGCCCGAACCGGGCCGGTCAGGCGTCGGCGTACTTGGCGTCGGACGCCGGGTCCAGGGCCAGCCGGTAA
- a CDS encoding CGNR zinc finger domain-containing protein: MTAATGVGPYPSQWRFDSGRVCLDLVATARETDRRADGPEPLAGTGQLARWLVGAGLVPAGTPLHGVDGAWVARFVELRDCIDRLVRTGPGEGRADDALEILNARAQNAPPGIAAVKDGKGTLVRALCAPPECAALLALVARDAVDLLTDPVARSRLRQCEGDNCRRVYLDTSRGRRRRWCSSEVCGNRERVARHRRKASVKES; the protein is encoded by the coding sequence ATGACAGCGGCGACGGGCGTGGGACCGTACCCGTCCCAGTGGCGATTCGACTCCGGGCGCGTCTGCCTGGACCTGGTGGCGACGGCGCGGGAGACGGACCGCCGGGCCGACGGGCCCGAACCGCTCGCGGGCACCGGGCAACTGGCGCGCTGGCTCGTCGGCGCCGGTCTCGTCCCCGCCGGGACACCGCTGCACGGCGTCGACGGCGCCTGGGTGGCACGCTTCGTCGAACTGCGCGACTGCATAGACCGTCTGGTGCGCACCGGGCCGGGAGAAGGCCGCGCCGACGACGCCCTCGAAATCCTCAACGCCCGTGCGCAGAACGCCCCTCCGGGCATCGCGGCCGTGAAGGACGGCAAGGGAACGCTGGTACGGGCGCTGTGCGCCCCCCCGGAGTGCGCGGCGCTGCTCGCCCTCGTCGCCCGGGACGCGGTGGACCTCCTCACCGATCCCGTCGCCCGCTCGCGGCTGCGGCAGTGCGAGGGCGACAACTGCCGCCGCGTCTACCTGGACACCTCACGGGGCAGGCGGCGGCGCTGGTGCTCGAGCGAGGTGTGCGGGAACCGCGAGCGGGTGGCGAGACACCGCAGGAAGGCCTCCGTCAAAGAATCTTGA
- a CDS encoding sigma-70 family RNA polymerase sigma factor has product MRKDAAVADDRPQRARHRSEKPRIDTSVPDEELMRALYREHAGPLLAYVLRLVAGDRQRAEDVVQETLIRAWKNAGQLNRATGSVRPWLVTVARRIVIDGHRSRQARPQEVDPSPLEVMPAEDEIDKALWLMTLSDALDDLTPAHREVLVETYFKGRTVNEAAETLGIPSGTVRSRVFYALRSMKLALEERGVSA; this is encoded by the coding sequence GTGCGCAAGGATGCCGCCGTGGCCGATGACCGTCCGCAACGGGCCCGCCATCGCAGTGAGAAGCCACGTATCGACACCTCTGTGCCCGACGAGGAGTTGATGCGCGCCCTCTACCGTGAACATGCAGGACCGTTGCTCGCCTATGTACTGCGTCTCGTCGCCGGCGACCGCCAGCGCGCCGAGGACGTCGTACAGGAGACGCTCATCCGTGCCTGGAAGAACGCCGGCCAGCTCAACCGGGCGACCGGCTCTGTCCGACCCTGGCTGGTGACGGTCGCCCGGCGCATCGTCATCGACGGTCACCGCAGCCGGCAGGCCCGGCCGCAGGAGGTCGACCCGTCGCCGCTGGAGGTCATGCCTGCGGAGGACGAGATCGACAAGGCGTTGTGGCTGATGACGCTCTCGGATGCACTCGATGATTTGACGCCCGCCCACAGGGAAGTTCTTGTCGAGACGTATTTCAAGGGGCGTACGGTCAATGAAGCGGCCGAAACGCTCGGCATACCCAGCGGGACCGTGCGGTCCCGTGTGTTCTACGCACTCCGTTCCATGAAGCTCGCTCTGGAGGAGAGGGGGGTCTCGGCATGA
- a CDS encoding anti-sigma factor family protein: MTMYEQESVHDAVGAYVLGVLDEADASAFEAHLAGCDICAAHLEEFSGMEPMLAMLAEAPAPAPPQSNVYSLPGMPGMSDFPPPRAVPVVPTSPSPKVLDGLLNEVAVKRAHKRRRGMYLLAAAAALIIGGPAVAVVVTADDTSSNVAGADPHPTSPAEDAFFNHMEEKVQATDATTKVSAVVGMEKKGWGTHAVLELKNVRGPLKCNLIAVSKTGEEEVVTSWAVPKWGYGIPDSPNKDAKNPLYVHGGSAMDPADIDHFEVRTFDGERLVEVDA; encoded by the coding sequence ATGACCATGTACGAGCAGGAGTCCGTACACGACGCGGTGGGCGCATATGTGCTCGGCGTGCTCGACGAAGCGGACGCCTCCGCCTTCGAGGCGCATCTGGCGGGATGCGACATCTGTGCCGCCCACCTCGAGGAGTTCTCGGGGATGGAGCCCATGCTCGCGATGCTGGCGGAGGCGCCCGCCCCCGCACCGCCGCAGAGCAATGTCTACAGCCTGCCCGGGATGCCGGGCATGTCCGACTTCCCGCCGCCCCGAGCCGTCCCCGTGGTGCCCACCTCCCCGAGCCCCAAGGTCCTCGACGGTCTGCTGAACGAGGTCGCCGTCAAGCGCGCCCACAAGCGCCGGCGCGGCATGTACCTGCTCGCGGCGGCCGCGGCGCTGATCATCGGCGGCCCCGCCGTCGCGGTGGTCGTCACCGCCGACGACACCAGCAGCAACGTAGCGGGTGCCGACCCGCACCCCACCAGCCCGGCCGAGGACGCCTTCTTCAACCACATGGAGGAGAAGGTGCAGGCCACGGACGCGACCACCAAGGTCAGCGCCGTCGTCGGCATGGAGAAGAAGGGCTGGGGCACCCACGCCGTCCTGGAGCTGAAGAACGTCAGAGGCCCCCTGAAGTGCAACCTCATCGCCGTCTCCAAGACCGGCGAGGAGGAGGTCGTCACCTCGTGGGCCGTGCCGAAGTGGGGCTACGGAATCCCTGACAGCCCCAACAAGGACGCCAAGAACCCTCTGTACGTCCACGGCGGCTCGGCGATGGACCCGGCCGACATCGACCACTTCGAGGTCCGCACGTTCGACGGCGAACGGCTGGTGGAGGTCGACGCCTAG
- a CDS encoding HelD family protein: protein MAAQDAAVESVVGSAADTVRDREIGVEQEHLDQVYRRLEEKIHEAEFLMNDAAKRGQVGTPGALAERDAQVFRAGVHLNRLNNEFEDFLFGRIDLLHGKDGRKGPDGAFTSVEPADDAVRPDNTAEIGETLHIGRIGVLDSDYAPLVIDWRAPAAAPFYRSTPVDPGRVVRRRVIRSKGRKVLGVEDDLMRPELTATLNGQTLPVVGDGALMAALGQARSHTMRDIVASIQAEQDLVIRAPAASVTYVEGGPGTGKTAVALHRAAYLLYQDRRRYAGGILIVSPTPLLVAYTEGVLPSLGEEGQVAIRAVGSLVDGVEATVYDEPAVARVKGSSRMLKVLRNAARGALEMPDTTPRNGQLSFGEEPAAAPGTPSQLRVVAFGRRLELEADELRRIRHNVLGGSAPVNLLRPRARRLLLDALYAKSGAAGRHPGDPELAAELRSSFDEDVTGEDSFIAFLDAWWPELTPRAVLAAMGDERRLGRWARRVLNPGEVRRLARSLRRDALSVHDVALLDELSTLLGTPARPRKRRELDPLDQLTGLEELMPQREETQRERAERLAAERTEYAHVIVDEAQDLTPMQWRMVGRRGRHATWTVVGDPAQSSWSSPEEAAEARDEALGSRPRRRFELTVNYRNPAEIAELAATVLHLAMPGMRSPSAVRSTGVRPRFAVLPDGGDLADAVRAEAERLLEQVDGTVGVVVAMNRREQAARWLAGLGERVVALGSLEAKGLEYDATVVVSPAEIADESPAGLRVLYVALTRATQQLTVVSGRRDQPDAQGVPELLRD, encoded by the coding sequence GTGGCCGCGCAGGATGCCGCTGTCGAATCCGTGGTCGGCTCCGCCGCCGACACGGTCAGAGACCGTGAGATCGGTGTCGAACAGGAACATCTCGACCAGGTGTACCGCCGTCTCGAGGAGAAGATCCACGAGGCCGAGTTCCTGATGAACGACGCCGCCAAGCGAGGTCAGGTCGGCACCCCCGGCGCCCTCGCCGAGCGGGACGCCCAGGTCTTCCGGGCCGGCGTCCACCTCAACCGCCTCAACAACGAATTCGAGGACTTCCTCTTCGGCCGGATCGACCTGCTCCACGGCAAGGACGGCAGGAAGGGCCCCGACGGCGCCTTCACCTCCGTCGAGCCCGCCGACGACGCCGTGCGCCCCGACAACACGGCCGAGATCGGCGAGACCCTGCACATCGGCCGGATCGGCGTGCTCGACTCCGACTACGCCCCGCTCGTGATCGACTGGCGCGCCCCGGCCGCGGCACCCTTCTACCGCTCCACCCCGGTCGACCCCGGCCGCGTGGTCCGCCGCCGGGTCATCCGCTCCAAGGGCCGCAAGGTCCTCGGCGTCGAGGACGACCTGATGCGCCCGGAGCTGACCGCCACGCTGAACGGGCAGACCCTCCCCGTGGTCGGCGACGGCGCCCTGATGGCGGCGCTCGGCCAGGCCCGCAGCCACACCATGCGGGACATCGTCGCGTCCATCCAGGCCGAGCAGGACCTGGTCATCCGCGCACCCGCCGCATCAGTGACGTACGTGGAGGGCGGCCCCGGCACCGGCAAGACGGCGGTGGCACTGCACCGGGCCGCGTACCTGCTCTACCAGGACCGGCGCCGCTACGCCGGCGGCATCCTCATCGTCTCCCCGACGCCGCTGCTCGTCGCCTACACCGAGGGCGTGCTGCCGTCGCTGGGCGAGGAGGGGCAGGTCGCGATCCGCGCCGTCGGCTCGCTGGTCGACGGCGTCGAGGCGACGGTGTACGACGAACCGGCCGTGGCCCGCGTCAAGGGCTCCTCCCGCATGCTGAAGGTGCTGCGCAACGCCGCGCGGGGCGCGCTCGAGATGCCGGACACCACGCCCCGCAACGGCCAGCTCTCCTTCGGCGAGGAGCCGGCGGCCGCGCCGGGCACACCCTCGCAGCTGCGCGTCGTCGCCTTCGGCCGGCGGCTCGAGCTGGAGGCCGACGAGCTCCGCCGCATCCGCCACAACGTCCTCGGCGGAAGCGCTCCCGTCAACCTGCTGCGCCCGCGGGCCAGACGGCTGCTCCTCGACGCGCTGTACGCCAAGTCGGGTGCCGCCGGCCGCCACCCCGGCGACCCGGAGCTGGCCGCGGAGCTGCGGTCCTCCTTCGACGAGGACGTGACCGGCGAGGACAGCTTCATCGCGTTCCTGGACGCCTGGTGGCCCGAGCTGACCCCGCGCGCCGTGCTCGCCGCGATGGGCGACGAGCGGCGCCTCGGCCGCTGGGCGCGCCGGGTGCTCAACCCCGGCGAGGTGCGCAGGCTGGCCCGCTCACTGCGCCGTGACGCCCTCTCCGTGCACGACGTGGCGCTCCTCGACGAGCTGAGCACCCTGCTCGGCACGCCGGCCCGGCCCCGCAAGCGGCGCGAGCTCGACCCGCTGGACCAGCTCACCGGCCTGGAGGAGCTGATGCCGCAGCGCGAGGAGACACAGCGCGAGCGGGCCGAGCGGCTGGCGGCGGAGCGCACCGAGTACGCGCACGTCATCGTCGACGAGGCGCAGGACCTCACGCCCATGCAGTGGCGGATGGTCGGCCGCCGCGGCCGGCACGCCACCTGGACGGTCGTCGGCGACCCGGCCCAGTCGTCCTGGTCCTCGCCGGAAGAGGCGGCGGAGGCCCGTGACGAGGCACTCGGCAGCCGCCCGCGCCGCCGGTTCGAGCTGACGGTCAACTACCGCAACCCGGCCGAGATCGCGGAGCTGGCCGCCACGGTGCTCCACCTGGCGATGCCGGGCATGCGGTCGCCCTCCGCCGTGCGTTCCACGGGAGTGCGGCCGCGGTTCGCGGTCCTGCCGGACGGCGGCGACCTCGCGGATGCCGTACGGGCCGAGGCGGAGCGGCTGCTGGAGCAGGTGGACGGCACGGTCGGGGTCGTCGTCGCCATGAACCGGCGGGAGCAGGCCGCGCGCTGGCTGGCCGGGCTGGGCGAACGGGTCGTGGCCCTCGGCTCCCTGGAGGCGAAGGGCCTGGAGTACGACGCGACGGTCGTCGTCTCCCCGGCGGAGATCGCCGACGAGAGCCCGGCGGGCCTGCGCGTCCTCTACGTGGCGCTCACCCGGGCCACCCAGCAGCTCACGGTGGTCTCCGGGCGCCGTGACCAGCCGGACGCCCAGGGCGTACCGGAGCTGCTGCGGGACTGA
- a CDS encoding NAD-dependent malic enzyme, giving the protein MATAPSVSYSMTVRLEVPASGTAVSQLTTAVESSGGSVTGLDVTASGHEKLRIDVTIAASSTAHADEIVEGLRGIEGVVLGKVSDRTFLMHLGGKIEMASKHPIRNRDDLSMIYTPGVARVCMAIAENPEDARRLTIKRNSVAVVTDGSAVLGLGNIGPKAALPVMEGKAALFKRFAGIDAWPLCLDTQDTDAIVEIVKAIAPGFAGINLEDISAPRCFEIEARLREALDIPVFHDDQHGTAIVVLASLTNALRVVGKGIGDVRVVMSGAGAAGTAILKLLIAAGVKHAVVADIHGVVHAGRADLVDATPDSPLRWIADNTNPEGVTGTLKESVVGADVFIGVSAPNVLGADDVAAMADDAIVFALANPDPEVDPAIARQTAAVVATGRSDFPNQINNVLVFPGVFRGLLDAQSRTVNTEMMLAAAAALADVVTEDELNPNYIIPSVFNDKVAGAVAGAVRDAAKAAGPTVTGPTSH; this is encoded by the coding sequence ATGGCAACGGCGCCAAGCGTCTCGTACTCGATGACGGTCCGACTGGAGGTGCCCGCGAGCGGAACCGCGGTCTCCCAGCTCACCACGGCCGTGGAGTCCTCCGGCGGTTCCGTAACCGGCCTCGACGTGACCGCGTCCGGCCACGAGAAGCTGCGGATCGACGTCACGATCGCCGCCAGCTCCACCGCGCACGCCGACGAGATCGTCGAGGGCCTGCGCGGCATCGAGGGCGTCGTCCTCGGCAAGGTCTCCGACCGTACGTTCCTGATGCACCTCGGCGGCAAGATCGAGATGGCGTCCAAGCACCCCATCCGCAACCGTGACGACCTGTCGATGATCTACACCCCGGGTGTGGCGCGGGTCTGTATGGCGATCGCGGAGAACCCCGAGGACGCCCGCCGCCTGACCATCAAGCGCAACTCCGTTGCAGTGGTGACCGACGGCTCCGCCGTGCTGGGCCTCGGCAACATCGGCCCCAAGGCCGCGCTGCCGGTCATGGAGGGCAAGGCGGCCCTCTTCAAGCGCTTCGCCGGCATCGACGCCTGGCCGCTGTGCCTGGACACCCAGGACACCGACGCCATCGTCGAGATCGTCAAGGCGATCGCCCCCGGCTTCGCGGGCATCAACCTCGAGGACATCTCCGCGCCCCGCTGCTTCGAGATCGAGGCGCGGCTGCGCGAGGCCCTCGACATCCCCGTCTTCCACGACGACCAGCACGGCACGGCGATCGTCGTCCTCGCCTCCCTGACCAACGCGCTGCGCGTGGTGGGCAAGGGGATCGGCGACGTACGGGTGGTCATGTCGGGCGCCGGCGCGGCCGGTACCGCCATCCTCAAGCTGCTCATCGCCGCCGGCGTCAAGCACGCCGTCGTCGCCGACATCCACGGTGTCGTGCACGCGGGCCGCGCCGACCTGGTGGACGCCACCCCTGACTCGCCGCTGCGGTGGATCGCCGACAACACCAACCCCGAGGGCGTCACCGGCACGCTCAAGGAGTCGGTCGTCGGAGCGGACGTCTTCATCGGCGTCTCCGCGCCCAACGTGCTCGGCGCGGACGACGTGGCCGCCATGGCCGACGACGCGATCGTGTTCGCGCTCGCGAACCCCGACCCCGAGGTCGACCCGGCAATCGCCCGGCAGACGGCGGCAGTTGTGGCCACCGGCCGCTCGGACTTCCCCAACCAGATCAACAACGTGCTGGTCTTCCCCGGCGTGTTCCGCGGTCTGCTGGACGCCCAGTCCCGCACCGTCAACACCGAGATGATGCTCGCGGCCGCGGCCGCGCTCGCGGACGTCGTCACCGAGGACGAGCTCAACCCGAACTACATCATCCCCTCGGTCTTCAACGACAAGGTCGCCGGAGCCGTCGCGGGGGCCGTCCGGGACGCCGCGAAGGCCGCCGGCCCCACTGTGACGGGCCCCACGTCCCACTGA
- a CDS encoding HU family DNA-binding protein: MNRSELVAALADRAEVTRKDADAVLAALAETVGEVVAKGDEKVTIPGFLTFERTHRAARTARNPQTGDPIQIPAGYSVKVSAGSKLKEAAKGK; the protein is encoded by the coding sequence ATGAACCGCAGTGAGCTGGTGGCCGCGCTGGCCGACCGCGCCGAGGTGACCCGCAAGGACGCCGACGCCGTTCTGGCCGCTCTCGCCGAGACCGTCGGCGAGGTCGTCGCCAAGGGCGACGAGAAGGTCACCATCCCCGGCTTCCTGACCTTCGAGCGCACCCACCGTGCCGCTCGGACCGCTCGGAACCCGCAGACCGGCGACCCGATCCAGATCCCGGCCGGCTACAGCGTCAAGGTCTCCGCGGGCTCGAAGCTCAAGGAAGCCGCCAAGGGCAAGTAA
- the murA gene encoding UDP-N-acetylglucosamine 1-carboxyvinyltransferase, translating into MTGTDDVLLVHGGTPLEGEIRVRGAKNLVPKAMVAALLGSEPSRLRNVPDIRDVRVVRGLLQLHGVTVRPGEEPGELVLDPTYVESANVADIDAHAGSSRIPILFCGPLLHRLGHAFIPGLGGCDIGGRPIDFHFDVLRQFGATIEKRADGQYLEAPQRLRGTKIRLPYPSVGSTEQVLLTAVLAEGVTELTNAAVEPEIEDLICVLQKMGAIISMDTDRTIRITGVDKLGGYTHRALPDRLEAASWASAALATEGDIYVRGAQQRSMMTFLNTYRKVGGAFEIDDEGIRFWHPGGRLKSIALETDVHPGFQTDWQQPLVVALTQATGLSIVHETVYESRLGFTSALNQMGAHIQLYRECLGGSHCRFGQRNFLHSAVVSGPTKLQGADLVIPDLRGGFSYLIAALAAQGTSRVHGIDLINRGYENFMEKLEKLGAKVELPGGPIV; encoded by the coding sequence ATGACCGGCACTGACGATGTACTGCTTGTCCACGGCGGAACCCCGCTCGAGGGCGAGATCCGCGTCCGCGGCGCGAAGAACCTCGTGCCCAAGGCGATGGTCGCGGCCCTGCTCGGCAGCGAACCGAGCCGGCTGCGCAATGTGCCGGACATCCGTGACGTCAGAGTCGTACGCGGGCTGCTGCAGCTGCACGGCGTGACGGTCCGCCCCGGTGAGGAGCCGGGCGAGCTCGTCCTCGACCCGACGTACGTCGAGAGCGCGAACGTCGCCGACATCGATGCCCACGCGGGCTCGTCGCGCATTCCGATCCTCTTCTGCGGCCCGCTGCTGCACCGCCTCGGCCACGCCTTCATCCCGGGCCTCGGCGGCTGCGACATCGGCGGCCGGCCCATCGACTTCCACTTCGACGTGCTGCGCCAGTTCGGCGCGACGATCGAGAAGCGCGCGGACGGTCAGTACCTGGAGGCCCCGCAGCGGCTGCGCGGCACGAAGATCCGCCTGCCGTACCCGTCGGTCGGCTCGACCGAGCAGGTGCTGCTCACGGCCGTGCTCGCCGAGGGTGTCACGGAGCTGACCAACGCGGCGGTGGAGCCGGAGATCGAGGACCTCATCTGCGTGCTGCAGAAGATGGGCGCGATCATCTCCATGGACACCGACCGGACGATCCGGATCACCGGTGTCGACAAGCTCGGCGGCTACACCCACCGGGCCCTCCCGGACCGCCTGGAGGCGGCGTCCTGGGCGTCGGCGGCGCTGGCCACCGAGGGCGACATCTACGTACGCGGCGCCCAGCAGCGCTCGATGATGACGTTCCTCAACACCTACCGGAAGGTGGGTGGCGCGTTCGAGATCGACGACGAGGGCATCCGCTTCTGGCACCCCGGCGGCCGGCTCAAGTCCATCGCGCTGGAGACGGACGTCCACCCCGGCTTCCAGACCGACTGGCAGCAGCCGCTGGTCGTCGCCCTCACGCAGGCGACGGGGCTGTCGATCGTCCACGAGACGGTGTACGAGTCGCGGCTCGGCTTCACCTCCGCGCTCAACCAGATGGGCGCGCACATCCAGCTGTACCGCGAGTGCCTCGGCGGCTCGCACTGCCGGTTCGGCCAGCGCAACTTCCTCCACTCGGCGGTCGTCTCCGGCCCGACCAAGCTCCAGGGCGCGGACCTGGTCATCCCGGACCTGCGCGGCGGCTTCTCGTACCTGATCGCGGCCCTGGCCGCGCAGGGGACGAGCCGGGTGCACGGGATCGACCTGATCAACCGCGGCTACGAGAACTTCATGGAGAAGCTCGAGAAGCTCGGCGCGAAGGTGGAACTGCCCGGCGGCCCGATCGTCTGA
- a CDS encoding YqgE/AlgH family protein, giving the protein MTEVSSLTGRLLVAAPALADPNFDRAVVLLLDHDDEGSLGVILNRPTPVVVEDILESWAALAGEPGVVFQGGPVALDSALGVAVIPGDEGPLGWRRVYGAIGLVDLEAPPELLGGALGSLRIFAGYAGWGPGQLEDELQDGAWYVVESEPGDVSSPRPESLWRSVLRRQRNELAMFATYPDDPSMN; this is encoded by the coding sequence ATGACCGAGGTGTCCTCGCTCACAGGGCGGCTGCTCGTCGCCGCGCCCGCCCTGGCGGACCCGAACTTCGACCGGGCGGTGGTCCTGCTGCTCGACCACGACGACGAGGGTTCCCTCGGCGTGATCCTCAACCGGCCGACCCCGGTGGTCGTGGAGGACATCCTGGAGTCCTGGGCGGCACTGGCCGGCGAGCCGGGTGTCGTCTTCCAGGGCGGCCCCGTCGCCCTGGACTCGGCGCTCGGTGTCGCCGTGATCCCCGGTGACGAGGGCCCGCTCGGCTGGCGGCGGGTGTACGGCGCGATCGGCCTCGTCGACCTGGAGGCTCCTCCCGAACTGCTCGGCGGCGCCCTCGGCTCCCTGCGGATCTTCGCCGGTTACGCGGGCTGGGGCCCGGGCCAGTTGGAGGACGAACTCCAGGACGGCGCCTGGTACGTCGTCGAGTCGGAGCCGGGGGACGTGTCCTCGCCCCGGCCGGAGAGCCTGTGGCGCTCGGTGCTGCGGCGCCAGCGCAACGAGCTGGCCATGTTCGCCACGTATCCGGACGACCCGAGCATGAACTGA
- a CDS encoding DUF3039 domain-containing protein, translating to MSTLEPERGTGTGTLVEPTPQVSHGDGDHERFAHYVQKDKIMASALDGTPVVALCGKVWVPGRDPKKYPVCPMCKEIYESMGAGGDKDKGKSGSGKDKK from the coding sequence ATGAGCACTCTTGAGCCCGAGCGCGGGACAGGCACGGGGACCCTCGTAGAGCCGACACCCCAGGTGTCGCACGGCGACGGCGACCACGAGCGCTTCGCCCATTACGTCCAGAAGGACAAGATCATGGCGAGCGCCCTCGACGGCACTCCCGTGGTGGCACTGTGCGGGAAGGTCTGGGTGCCGGGGCGTGACCCCAAGAAGTACCCCGTCTGCCCCATGTGCAAGGAGATCTACGAGTCCATGGGCGCCGGTGGCGACAAGGACAAGGGCAAGAGCGGCAGCGGCAAGGACAAGAAGTAG